One window of the Candidatus Polarisedimenticolaceae bacterium genome contains the following:
- the rlmN gene encoding 23S rRNA (adenine(2503)-C(2))-methyltransferase RlmN, with product MDVPNLFGLERSGLEAFFVERGAPRFHGSQAYRWMYARRVLDPRLWTDLSKALRETLASEARVDRGTIVGRAEAADGTVKYRIDLPGGGTVESVFMLQRERVTMCISSQVGCALACDFCLTGKMGLKRHLTPGEIVGQVTLLQDDRDLGDTPFNLVFMGMGEPLHNYDGVLGAFRILTDPEGLGMSRRRITVSTSGLVPEIERLSREPARPRLAVSLNATTDAVRERLMPVNKRWPIATLLAACRAWAKTTGEPFTLEYVLLEGVNDTDADVARLEKLLRANPAKLNLIPFNAVPGWLEYKPPSRERIVAIRDRLLAKDLRVSIRWSRGADARAACGQLAILGERP from the coding sequence ATGGACGTTCCCAACCTCTTCGGCCTCGAACGATCCGGCCTCGAGGCCTTCTTCGTGGAGCGCGGCGCCCCGAGGTTCCACGGCTCCCAGGCCTACCGCTGGATGTACGCGCGGCGGGTGCTCGACCCGCGCCTCTGGACCGACCTGTCGAAGGCCCTGCGGGAGACGCTCGCCTCGGAGGCGCGTGTCGATCGCGGGACGATCGTCGGCCGCGCGGAGGCCGCCGACGGCACCGTGAAGTACCGGATCGACCTTCCCGGCGGCGGCACGGTCGAGTCGGTGTTCATGCTCCAGCGCGAGCGCGTGACGATGTGCATCTCGAGTCAGGTCGGGTGCGCCCTCGCGTGCGACTTCTGCCTGACCGGCAAGATGGGGCTGAAGCGCCACCTCACCCCCGGCGAGATCGTCGGCCAGGTCACGCTGCTCCAGGACGACCGGGACCTCGGCGATACGCCGTTCAACCTCGTGTTCATGGGGATGGGCGAGCCGCTGCACAACTACGACGGCGTTCTCGGCGCCTTCCGGATCCTCACCGACCCCGAGGGGCTCGGGATGTCGCGCCGGCGCATCACCGTCTCGACGTCGGGGCTCGTCCCCGAGATCGAGCGGCTCTCCCGCGAGCCGGCGCGGCCGCGCCTGGCGGTCTCGCTCAACGCGACGACCGATGCGGTGCGCGAGCGGCTCATGCCGGTGAACAAGCGCTGGCCGATCGCGACCCTGCTCGCGGCGTGCCGCGCCTGGGCGAAGACGACGGGCGAGCCGTTCACCCTCGAGTACGTCCTCCTCGAGGGGGTCAACGACACGGACGCGGACGTGGCGCGCCTCGAGAAGCTGCTTCGCGCGAATCCGGCGAAGCTGAACCTCATCCCCTTCAACGCGGTTCCGGGGTGGCTCGAGTACAAGCCCCCCTCGCGCGAGCGGATCGTCGCGATCCGCGACCGCCTGCTCGCGAAGGACCTGCGGGTGAGCATCCGCTGGAGCCGTGGGGCGGACGCCCGCGCCGCGTGCGGCCAGCTGGCGATCCTCGGAGAACGGCCATGA
- a CDS encoding 3-oxoacyl-ACP reductase family protein — protein MIELDGRNVLVTGAARGIGRACALAFARAGARVAVNYRVESPSAALVVEEIERLGGEAFALAADVSRRDEAEMLVNETVSKFGSVDILVNNAGIWRSSPIEEMSDGEWREMMDINLTGTFHCIREAVPHMKEAGYGRIVNIASTAGQRGEAFCSHYAASKGAIISLTKSLAAELATSGILVNCVAPGWVVTDMTRDDLLGPRGHDILKSIPLGRVGTPEEIAGAVLFLASDLATFITGEILNVNGGAVLIG, from the coding sequence ATGATCGAGCTCGACGGCAGGAACGTCCTCGTCACCGGAGCCGCGCGCGGCATCGGGCGCGCGTGCGCCCTCGCCTTCGCGCGTGCCGGGGCGCGCGTCGCGGTGAACTACCGCGTCGAGTCCCCCAGCGCCGCCCTCGTCGTGGAGGAGATCGAGCGCCTCGGGGGCGAGGCGTTCGCCCTCGCCGCGGACGTCTCCCGCCGCGACGAGGCGGAGATGCTCGTCAACGAGACCGTCTCCAAGTTCGGGAGCGTCGACATCCTGGTGAACAACGCGGGCATCTGGCGCAGCTCCCCGATCGAGGAGATGAGCGACGGCGAGTGGCGCGAGATGATGGACATCAACCTCACGGGGACCTTCCACTGCATCCGCGAGGCGGTCCCGCACATGAAGGAGGCGGGGTACGGGCGGATCGTCAACATCGCCTCGACCGCCGGCCAGCGCGGGGAGGCGTTCTGCTCGCACTACGCCGCGAGCAAGGGGGCGATCATCTCCCTCACGAAATCGCTCGCCGCCGAGCTTGCGACCTCGGGGATCCTCGTGAACTGCGTCGCCCCGGGGTGGGTCGTCACCGACATGACCCGCGACGACCTCCTCGGCCCCCGCGGCCACGACATCCTGAAATCGATCCCTCTCGGCCGGGTGGGAACCCCCGAGGAGATCGCCGGGGCGGTCCTCTTCCTCGCGTCGGACCTCGCGACGTTCATCACCGGCGAGATCCTCAACGTCAACGGCGGCGCCGTCCTGATCGGCTAG
- a CDS encoding tetratricopeptide repeat protein yields the protein MKQEQVAFLAGGLVLGIALGFGGYHAWYARPGTPAAQPREDSTSPMGPSAMGGAPPMTMPPPAAPSAGGGAPMVQVVNTLKKRLQDDPKDLDAAMQLAHLHHDAGMWQQAIPFYERALEIRPGDPDLLTDLGICHQELKAFDKALDLFGRASKASASHWQSLYNTVVVGLQVGDLPRAREALTRLEQVNPQAPNLASLRTAVEGRAR from the coding sequence TTGAAGCAAGAGCAGGTCGCGTTCCTCGCCGGAGGCCTCGTCCTCGGCATCGCGTTGGGATTCGGCGGCTACCACGCCTGGTACGCGCGTCCCGGGACCCCGGCGGCGCAGCCGCGCGAGGACTCGACGTCTCCCATGGGCCCGAGCGCGATGGGGGGCGCCCCGCCGATGACGATGCCGCCGCCCGCGGCCCCCTCCGCAGGGGGGGGCGCGCCGATGGTCCAGGTCGTCAACACGCTCAAGAAGCGGCTGCAGGACGACCCGAAGGACCTCGACGCCGCGATGCAGCTCGCGCATCTGCACCACGACGCGGGGATGTGGCAGCAGGCGATCCCGTTCTACGAGCGGGCCCTCGAGATCCGGCCGGGCGATCCGGACCTCCTCACCGATCTCGGGATCTGCCATCAGGAGCTCAAGGCGTTCGACAAGGCGCTCGACCTGTTCGGGCGGGCGTCGAAGGCGAGCGCCTCGCACTGGCAGTCGCTCTACAACACCGTCGTCGTGGGGCTGCAGGTCGGCGATCTTCCGAGGGCGCGCGAGGCGCTGACGCGGCTCGAGCAGGTCAACCCGCAGGCCCCCAACCTCGCGTCCCTGCGCACGGCCGTCGAGGGACGCGCACGATGA